The Thalassomonas actiniarum genome contains the following window.
TGGCCCTGATCATGGTGATCCGCGATGCTTCCGCAGGCAAAGAAGAAGATCCCACCATCAAGGACAGGGAGAACGAACGTAAAGAACGCAACCAGCATTACCAGCATTACCAGCATGAAAAAGACGTCACCCTGGCCAGGATGACTCTGGAAGAAAGAATGAAAAATCAGGAAATCACCGAGCACGCCAGGCAATTTAATGTGCTGCAGGAGTCAACCAAGGAATTCTTCGAATTAATCAAAGAAATGAACACTAAGATGACCCAGCAGATGAATAAACCTAAGTCCACCGAGTTTGCCGTTGGCGACACTAAAGTCATTATTAACGACGGTAGCAGTAAGGTTGAAAGCAACACAAAAGCCACCGGTCAATAATCTTTGCCATCATCATGTCCGCAGTGAGGAAATGTTTAAATCAGCTCCTCACTCGCTACGACTAAAACCATAAAAATTAAAATATTGCTATCATGCCCTAAGCTTTTGTCGGGATAATTAAAACAGAGAAGAGTAATAACCCGGGTAGGAGCTTTCGCAACTCCCCCCGGCATCAAGCTAGGTTAGCTTTCAAGAAAAGCCATACGGCGGTTGAAACGATCCTCAGGCACGTTTGGCCAATTTTCCCGGGTGGTTAACGCTTGTTTATAACCGTCAAGATCATTCGCTGCAACAAACGCCTGAATGAGTTTTCGGCTGCCAGGGGTATAATCGCCGCGATACCTGAGATCTATCAGCACATCTTTGATTTTTTCATCAAGCCCCGGCCAGTCAACCGCACCATACGCCGCCACGCAATCCGCTTTACTGCAAATGCGCTCAACGTCCCGGCTAAGCTCATCATAGGTTTGCTTAAACAACACTTCCTGTGCATCCATGGAGATCTCAAGATCACTTAAACCGTGCTTCTCGATAAAATCTTTGGCCTCTTTACCGCTAAGCCCCGCCGCCCCGCCAAGCAGCTTGGCCTGCTGTGATTCGACCCCGGCAGCCACTAAATCGGCACTGATTTTCTCACTGCTTTTCTCTTTCATGTCATAACCGCGTCCTATGGTCAGGCCGGAAGTATCACCCGGCACATGCAACTTACGGCTGTGATACGGGCCTCCTTCCATGCCTTCGGCTTCATAAGTTAATAATCCGTGGGTAATCGCCATGAGTAAACTCCTGATATCTGATCATCTTATATATAGACAAAATATTTCACCCCTAATATAAAAAGAGGAAAAAAGTGGGAATACATGAACCCTAAGCCCATGCGGCCTAAAGCTACAAACCATGTTATTCCCACAACAACAATCGACTTTTAGGGAGTGAAGTTGATTGACACCAAACCGGTGAAGTAACGTACCGCTAAGCAAGCGGTAACCAGCTTGATAACACCCGGAGTAACTACTCCCCGGGTGCAAGCTAATGTACCTTTAGCAGCGGGCAGAGACTCGTCAGAAACCGGCAAAAATACCGTCAAACACAGGAAGCAGGCGGAAGGTGTCCAAAAAGTACCATGAACAGAAGCGCGGGATGTAGACAGCTAATGCACAATAACAAAGATTAGCGTACTGCAGTTATCGCTAACGCAAGTAATTTCACGTAAAATACCGGCTATGCCCGGTAAACCCGGATCTGTTATATAACCCCCAGGATAAACATGAAAAAGACATTTAAGCTCAGCCACCCTAAACTCAAGCTTGCCAGACTGGTCGACTCGATAAAATATGAGGTGAAAAAGTACATCAAAAGAGAGCGCAACAAAGCCTTGCCTGACGATGTCGATTTTTGGGACTTTGATTGCAAATATGGCACCACAGAGCAAGAAGCCAGTGTTATCCACCTGTCACAAATCAACAAATGTATCGATGAAGCCGAGCAACAAAACCTGGAATCTTTCTATTTAGAAATCCTGGTAAAACCCGGTTACCGTACCAAAAAGACAGACTTTGATTTCGAGTCTTAATGTCAGCCAAGCATTAGCCCTTGAAGTCATGACTACAGTGAGCCGCAATAACCGGTAACCTGAGTTTTTAATTCCAGAAAAAGTTGATGAAGTTAGCCACTAACTTCATCATATTTTTTATAGAGGATGTTTTCCTCCTTGCGGATCCTCTGGCTTAAGGTAGCAAATAATCCGCCGAAGTCTTTAGCGAACGCTATACCGGAACTGTCTGAGGCATATTTATCAAAAAAAGCCAGGGCACTGCTTGATACCTGATTCATATCCGCCGCAAAAACGGCTAGAGTACGCTTAAGGCTTTCATTGCTTTGCGCCGCACGGTTCAGTGCCGGATATAACAGCCGATCTTCCTTTTCCAGGTGTGCCAATAAGCCTTTTTTCGCCGCCAGCAAGGTATCCCGCCCTTCCTGTGACTGAATACCTAACTGTTTTACTCTATTCAGCGCCTGGGTTATCTCAAGATGCTCGGCAACCAACGCCTTGATTAAAGGTGACATAATTTATCCTTCATGCTTGTTTTTCAAGGCTTAAACCTTAACCTGAAACCAGGCTGGAATAATCGGCACTTTCATCGCAGAAACAGCGATGATTATCGGCAAAAAAGCAGCTAAAGTTCAGCAAAACACGGGAAATCACGTTATAGTCGGTTGATACTCAAAACCGTCGATATAAGCTTTTCGGGAAACAAAACTCAGGCTGCCCTGCCGGTTAAGCCGCCCCTTGTCAGCCGCCCCGGTCCGGCGTTTAAGCAAGGGCTTATCCTTTGGCTTGTCTGACGAAATACCGCCGGGCGAATAATGAACCGGGCCGCCGCCCCCGTGACGCTGGTAATAAAAAGCTTCCGCTTCTTTGGCATTTTCCGGCGCCTTGCCTTTGAGCTTGATAATGCCGGCAGCCGAATAATAAAAATTTTCAAGCTGCTGTTTGCACCAAAGCTCAAAGCACTCTTTTGCCTGGTTTGAGTGATAGGCCAAAACCTGCTTGCCCGCTGCCTGCCAATTCGCCACCCGAACCCCGGCCCGGATATTGATTTCCCGGGTCAACAACAGTTTGCGCTCAACTTGCCAGCAACCGACCACATCATGCCAGGGCAGTTTATCGGTGGCGGCATCGCCGTATAGCTGCCTGGGGCTGCACCAGCCGTGCTCACCTTTGCCCCGGGGGTCGTAGGGGTAATAACTGTCTATCACCCCGTTATCGTCCGGATTAATCAGCCTGTGTACCTGCCTTTGCATCCGGTCGAGATCGCAATAGCCGCCGGTCAGCTCCACCGCGTACAGATACACTTTTTCCTGGCCCTTATTCGGGTAACCGGGGTAGAACAGCGCCCCCGGAATGGTTTTGGATAAACCAATAACGCTTTGCCGGTCGACACCATTTTCCAGGCCGCCACCAAACCAGCTAAAGCCTGATTTTTTCACCGGCAACAGCAATTGTTGCTGTAACTGCTCGGGAGAGCGGGGATCGCAGCGCCAAAACACCCGGCTCGGCTCGGCAAGCTCGGGATAAAGATTAATAATGCCCGGCCTGCGGCTTAAATTGAAGGTGACACTGTTCTCCTTACGCCCGGGCAAGGCACTTTTTTCCAGCAAGGCACGGTAGCTATGGCCCAGGGCCTCATAAACGGTATGGTAACCAGTTGATTTTTTTTCAGACATAAACACTCCTTGGCATCGAAAAAAATGACGAAGTGCGTATTGCGAAATAGGGTAACGGCTAAGGTAGGGATACTTCATCAAACGGCAACCAGTGTAACAGCCAAGGTCAAAGTCACTTGGTAAAAACCACGGTTAACGCGGGGAAATAAATGCCGTTAGCCGTTTAGCGACAAACGGAACTAGCTGCGACAATATAAATCCAAATCAGGCACCCGGGTTGTCCGGCATGCCCCCTTTTTTTGCTGGCAGCCTTTAAGGTAATTGCCGGTAGCCCTGGCAAAGTTGCGGTACACCACAGGCAAGTCAAATCCCTGTTTTTCTGCCCTGTGTTCGCGCATATAAACAATAGACTGATGGGTTGTACGCACCGCCTGCTCTCCGGGCAAGATGCCGAGTTCAAGATAATCCACCGCCATTTTCGCGGCTTCGCTGCCCTGCTCCAACGGCGAAACCCCCAAAGCAAAATAACCGCCGTCTTCGACAAAAAAGCCATAGGTGCCGATCGCCGGAATCTTGCTGTTGGCCAGCGTCCACCGGATCAAATCCCGCGGAGCAATACGCCTGCTGCCCTTATCTGCCCGGCACCTGACGGTATGGTACAAGGTAAATAACAGCAGATCCCCCTGGCGGCTGGCTTGTTGTATCTGCTGTTGCCAGTCGGCAAGCGTCACCATCACAGGATATTCAATGTCAATCGCCAGCGGTTTTAACTCCCTGGCCAGCTCACGCAGGGAATGTTTAAGGTTATATGCGCTGGTCACCGAATCATCTACCGGGGCAATAATTTTCAGTTGCTCTTTTGCCAGCTGGTTTTTAACCTCCTGCAGGCTGAGGCTTAAAAACTTTGCATCAACCGGATCTAAGATGCCGCCGATATGGCCTTGCCCGCTAAAGCCATAATCTTTCGGCTCAGCGCCGACACCGGCAAAAACAATTTTCATTGTTGAATGGCGGCGGTAACACTCTCCCAGGGCGGGCAAACGCTGCTTTAACTTGACCACCTCTGCCGGGTCAAGCGCTTCGACATTAACATAACAGCCCGATACCAGGCTTTGGGCATTATCATCAACGGCAATCACCACATCCGGCGACCAATTGTCTATCTGCTTTTTCACCCGCCGGGCAGCCTGCTTTTTAAATTTGTCACTCGAGCGTTTTTTAGTATCCATATAAAAGTGGCGCACTTCATAATGCCAGGGGGCCAGGGTTCTGCTGATGGCGTTATCGATTTCCCGGGTCCAGGAAAAGTCATTGGCATAACTTTGCACCACCAACACCCGCGGCCGTTGCAACGACTGCCAGATTAAGCAGACACTCAATAACAAGAAAAAAATGATTTTCAGCAAATCATTTATTTTAGCTATCATATCCGGCACTCCCTTGCTGCAGACAATCTTATTCAAACCAGGGATTAACTCTGACAATACAGCTGCAAATCCGGCACTTTATGCTCATTGGCAGCACATTCGTTAAGACCGGCATTACACTCGCTGATATAGTTTTCTGTCGCCCGGGAAAAATTACGGTAAATAATCGGCAAATCAAAGCCCTGCTTTTGTGCCCTGTGCTCCCTCATATAAATGATCGACTGCTGGGTGGTCTTCACATCCTGCTGTCCGGGCAGTATGCCGCGCTCCAGGTAATCCACCGCCATATTCGCCGCGACCGTGCCCTGCTCAAAGGGAGAAACGCCGATGGAGAGCAGGCCGCCGTCTTCAACAAAAAAGCCCCAGGCGCCGATGGAGGGAATTTCGCTGTTGGCCATGGTCCATTGAATTAAATCCCTGGGAGAAAGTCGCTTGGCTTCATCATTGGCTTCACAGCGCACCGTGTGATACAGGGTAAATAGCAACAAATCCCCCTGCTCATTGGCCTCTAATATATTGCGCTGCCAGTCTTCGGCGGTCACCGCCACTTTGTGCTCTAAGCTGATATCCAGCGGCGCCAAGGTTTCGGATAAAGAGCGAAAGGCATTTTTAATGTTGTAATGGCTGGTGGTGGAATTATCCACCGGGGCAATGATCTTCAGCGAAGACTTGTCCAGGCCGGATTTTACCATCTCCAGGGTATCCGTTAGCGCCGGGATATCGATGCGCTCTGTGATGCCGCCGATATGTTTTTGCCCGGTAAAACCATAGTCTTTCGGCTCGGCCCCGACCCCGGCATAGATCACCATCATCTCGGAATGGTTGTCGAAACAGTCGCCAAAATCCGGGAAGTCGGCTTTTAGCAAGACCAGCTCTTCTTCGGTTAAATCCAGCTTTTCGGTATCGACATAACAGGTGGAAACCAGGCTCTGGGCATTATCGTCCACGGCAATCAAGACATTCGGCGACCAGTCATCGATTTGTTTTCTCACCAGCGAACCGGCAATTTTCTTAAACTTAGCATCGGAATGGTTTTTGGTATCCATATAATAGTAACGTACGTCATAGAGCTGCTTATTCAGCACCTGGCGGATGGCATGGTCGATATCTTCAGTCCAGGAAAACTCATTGGTATAACTTTGCACCACCAACACCCGGGGCCTTTGAATGGTTTCCCAGATCAGATACAACACCAAACCGATAAAAAAACAAATTTTAAAAACATTATTCACTCTACTGCTCATTATAAAATCTCCATGGCGCGCCATACCGGAATCGAGGCGTATACCGCAAACAGGCGGAATAAGGTCATCCAGATATTAAATCGTAAAAAGGCCCCCTCGTGATAAAGGGGTTGCGGGCTGTTGATACCTTTAAACAACACGTAATAGGTGCTTTGGTAGGGCAGCAAAAAGGCCTCTGACAAGGTCAGGATAATAAAGCCCACCACCCACATATTGACCCCGGCAATATTGGCCAGCGGCAAAAATACCGACGAAGCGATCACTATGGTCGCTATGGTGGACAGTGCGGTTCTGAGCACTAAGATCACGCCAAACAGCACCAGCACGAATAAATAGAAGTTATCCGTCATCAGCTGCTGCAAGCCGGAAAGCTTATTGGCCAGCAACTGATCCAGGCCGAGGTAATTCAAGGTCCGGGTCAGGCCTATCAGGGTGCCGAGCAGAAATAAAAACGGCCAGTCGATTTTTTCCCGAAAAGACTTTTTCGATAACGAGCCCAGGGCCAGGAAAATAAACATGATCGCCAGGCCAATCCAGGCAGGTTTGATCTTATGGATAGAGGTAGTCACTATGCCCGCCACCAAAAGCAAGACGCCAAAAACCGCCCCCCACTCTTTAAGGCTCATGCGTCCTAAAATATTCAGCTGCAGCTTGATCTGCGACTTATCCAGCTCGGGATGTTTATCGGTATTAAACAGTAAATAACTGAGTACCATAAACAAGGCGAACAGGGTAACCCCGGTGATCGCCGCCGCCTGTGCCCAGTCGCTCCACTGGAAACTGTCCTGCACCTGGGTCGGCAACATGGTAAACACCAGAAAATTAATCGCCTTGGAAGTTAAAAATATCGATGAAAACAAACTGACGCCGAAAAAGGCCGACAGCGCCATACGGGTGGCATCCCGACCCTGGGCGGTAAATTTCAGCGACGACAGCAGATCTTTGAGCAAGGGTGAAATCAAACCGACCCGGCCATTGGCGGAAGGTAAAATCGGGGTAAACAGCAGGCCTATCAGGGTCAGCATCAGGTTGTAAAAAAAGGTCGAGCAAGGGGTAAGCTTCAGCAGCAATAAAGACAAGCGGTACACCAGCCCGGAATCGACAATCACCACCGCCAGCACAAAAATGCTCATCGCCATAAAAAAGCCCGATGACTGGAAGCCGCTCAGCACCACATCGCTGGGGGTGATCCCCAGCACCAGCACCACTAAAATCGACAACATACCGGCGACATAATCCGGCACCAGCTTAAAGGCCCACATAAAAATGGACACCAGGAACACGGACACAAAAGTACGGGCATTTTCGGTGATATCCAGCGGCGCCGTTAGAAAATACACCAGCAGCGGCACGGTAAACACCAGCAGCCAGCCCAGTAAGGTAACCAGGCCTTTTTTCCCCTGCGTCTGCTTTTCGCTGTTTAAGTTCACTTCCCAGGGTTCCTGGTCGTGGTGACGGGTATAAGAGGCCAGGAATAAATCTATCATGGTACTGTCCTGGGACAGCAGGCGTTTGGCATCTTCACCGTGAAACGCCAACAGCCGGCAGCCGCTGCTATTGGCTTTGGCGCCGCCGGTATAGCTGGCGCGGTTAAGCAATAGCTCTTCCCCCAGGTAGCCATGATCTAGGGTGATATCGGACGGCATCGACGAGTGTAGCGTCAGCTCGCCGCCGAGAATATAATACAGACTATCCGCCTCATCACCCGGGTTGAATAACACCTCATCGGGAGCCAGCTCTTTTAGCTCGACATAAGGCAGTAAGCGCGCCATATCGGCGCGGCACAGGCGATCCAATATCGGCGCCGTGGTCAGGGTTGTTAATAGTTGTTGGTTTATTGAAGTCATTTAATACGCCATAGTTAATTACTGGACACACTTAAGCTCGACAGAGCCATTGTTCGAACATGCAGGTAGCTAAAGCCCCCTTGGTTTAATCCACACGGGAGAGGGTATCGGGATCCAATACCTCTAATCGGATCTGCTTGCCGCTGACATGAAACAGCACCAGGGCATGCTGCATGGAAAAGGTCACCACATCCGACGACCAGGGCAATTTTTCCTGGGCATAATAGGGAGCCCCGGCAGCGCCGTTATTGATTTGCCACAGCGGCCGGGTCAGCAGTTTTTCCCTGGGCGCCGACCCCGGCGGGTGAATATCGGAGTCCGGGGTGATCAGGGTACGGGCATAGTTATGCTCGTCGCCGGTCAGCAGGGCGAACACCTTGGGGTGCCTGTCCATCAGGGCAAGCAGCTTGTTTCTTTGCTCGATAATGCCGCGGGAAAGGCCCACTCCCCCCAGATGAGGCCTGGGAGCATTGCTGCCGTAATACCACATGCCGTCGCTTTTGTGGCCGCCGTTGGGAAACACCGGGGTATGCTGGGTGACAAAGATAAAATCTATGGTGTCATCGCCCTGATAGACCTGCAGGGTTTGTTCAAGCCAGGCCATTTGCTGATCCATGATATAACCGTGCAGACCGCCGCCGCCAAGCAAAGAGCCGCTTTTTCCCTGCTTGGCAAACCAGTATTTAAACGAGCGGGAAAATAAATAATTGGAATTGAGCACCACCATGGCAACATTATCGTAGCGGTAGGTGTAAACCGTTTCCTTATAGGGAGGAAAATCGTCAGATGTGCTGCTATCGGGATCATAAACTGCGCCATCTTCGCTTAACGGGCCATTTTCCGGTAAAACAAAAGTATCGGCGAAAATAGCCTCAGCCGACACCGTAGCAAAAGGAAAGCGGTCGACATTGATGCCGGTCGCGCTGCCGTCTTCAAAGGTGTAAAACAAACCTTCATGGTTGCCCATAGTGGCATAAACCGGCAACTCACCGGTGAAAGGCGCAATGGCCTGTTGCCAGTTACGGTACTGGAGTTTTTGTTCCCCTATGGAGTTGCTGCGCCCGTCGATAAGATCGCCGCTGAACTGTAAAAAAGCCGCATCTTGGGAGAGCGCCAGCGCCGTCAGCTTTTTCAGCATATAGGCATTGACCCCGTAAAAATCCCGCTCTCCGCCCCCCTGGCCCCTGCGGGAGTCAGAAGCATAAGCAAAAGTAAAAGATTTCCGGCTGCCCGCCAGCGGTGCGGTGGAAAAAGACGCCCGGCGGATATTTTCATACACCTGGCCGTTTTTTTCATCGGCAGCAAAAACTTCCACCCGGTAAAGATATTTGCTTTGCGGCAGCAAATTGTTCAGGGGAATTTCAAAGCGGCGTTTGGGTCCCGGCTGAGCCACGATTTTGCCGTTGAGGCGGATAGTAGCCGAGCTGTTAAAGTTAGTTTCAAACGCCAGCACGGCGCTGGTGGCGGTCACATTGTGTATGCTCGGGGGGCGTATAAAACCCAGGCTTTCCCTGAACTCACCGCCCTGGTAGAGAAAAGAGACCTGGCCGTCAAAGATCATTTGCCCCCGGTTATTGACCACCCGGTAACCCAGCTCCCCCTGCCCGGACTTACGCCAGCCGGTGGCATCGTATTTGCCGCTGAGCTGCTTAAAATTCACCTCGGCTTTGCCGTCGATGATCTGTGCCGTTTTTTTAAAATAAACCGGCAAGGGGTAACGGCTGTTTTGGGTGTCGATTAAACCGAAATATAAGGTGCCGTTGACGGTATTGTCGCCGGCAGTGAAATCGAATATCAGACCTTGCTTGTTGCCGCTGATCGCCCGGGTAAACTGCGCCAACAGATAAGCCGGTTTTTCTTCCCTTAGCGGGTAAGTGATCCCTTTTTCTTCATCGCGCAGCACCAGTTGCTGATCCTGGTATTTAATGGCATGGCTGAATATTTTCGGAATGGCCGTTAAAGACTTGTCATCCGCCGCACTTGCTGCCCCACCATAGGCAGGCAACACCGATAAACCGGGTATAACCAGCAAAACTAAAGCGTGGCGAAAACCGTTAACAAAATCCATGTTCTCCCTCCTTAAAAAGATAAATAAAATTGATGCAAGGTAACTGTCAGGATCAGGCAAAATAACAGCGGCCAGAAGATAAGTTTCGGCAGCAGGTTATCCGACCATTTCACTAACTTGCAGTGAGGATATTTGGCAAAAATATAAGCGTTTAAGATCACCAGCAGCAGCATCAGGTACATGATCAGGTAGAAGCTTTCCAGGTACACCAGTCCGGCAGCCTTAAGGGCGGCACGCAGCTCGGTATGGCCGATCAACACGCCGAACAGCAAACCGCTGCTCGAAGCAAGCACGCCGGAGAAACTAAACCCCAGCACTTCCACCCGTCCTTCCCTGCTGGTACTCAACACCAAAGCAAACAGCACGGCGGAGACCACCAGCAGCGGCATCAGATTACCGATAAAGGCCCCGAGGAAACGGCGTTTTAAAATGATATTAAAATGCAGCTCGGGAAAGTTTTGCTTGGCTTCGACATGCCCCAAACCGAAGTTGGTACGGTAACCGTGGGCCTTGTAGTCAAAAAACGACGACACCAGCTGCCAGCCCGGCAAGACAAAATCCGCTTCCAGCCCTGGCAGGGACACGGGATTAAAGCCGGGATAGGCGGACAAGTCCGGGGTCAGGATGACATTTTTTCCGATATCCCGGTGCCACATGCGCAGCCAGACATTTTCGACATCAAAAGGATATAGCTGGTAGCCAAAACGCTCCCGCAGCAGGATATCAAAATACCAGCCAACGGTGAGGCCGCCGTCCGGCGAGGCGTGGCGATAACTCTCCAGAAACGGCCAGGGGGAAGCGCTGTCGATATCTTTGGCTTCCGGGAAAATCACCCCGGCAGAAATCTGCTGACATTTCCCCTGCTCATCCCGCAGCCAGAAACTTAATTCCTGCGCCCCGGTTTTGTTTTTCTTACGCCGCGGCGAATCCGACACTTGCTGCTCAGCCAAAGCACAACCTTCGGCGTCTGCGGGTAATTTCTGCCACAAATAGCCGGTGAGTTTAACGCTGTTGGCATCGACAAAATTCAGCGACTGGATAAACACCCCGGTGGGAATAAATACCGGTCCGATACCGCTGAGCTGATGCCGATCGCTATTGTCCCGGCTGATATCTTGCTGAAACTGCTCCACCTGCCACTCGCTCATGATCATATGACTTTGCTGTGTCGGCGCTGTATTCTCTCCCCGGTAACCGTCCAGGCTGACGCTGTTGCCGTCTTTATAGATGGGATAGTGGATCACCGTATGCCAGGCACTGGCAATGGCGATAAACAAAAACAGCGTCACCAGCCAGGAGTAACTCCACCAGCGCCTTTTTCCCGGCGGCGAAAACAAGCGCACCATCAACAGCAAAAAGAACAGCCCAAAAGCGATCAGCGACAAAGAGATGGCAATGAGCTGCAAGCGCTCGACCTTAGGATGACCAAGCAAGTCCTGCTTTTGATAGACCAGCCCCAACACCCACTGAGTACGGTGGATAGGTTCAAACACCCAGATCGCCGGATTGCCGGATAATGGGTCGATATGCTCCCCCACCCGGGTGCCGTAGGCAATGGCC
Protein-coding sequences here:
- a CDS encoding ABC transporter substrate-binding protein; translation: MSSRVNNVFKICFFIGLVLYLIWETIQRPRVLVVQSYTNEFSWTEDIDHAIRQVLNKQLYDVRYYYMDTKNHSDAKFKKIAGSLVRKQIDDWSPNVLIAVDDNAQSLVSTCYVDTEKLDLTEEELVLLKADFPDFGDCFDNHSEMMVIYAGVGAEPKDYGFTGQKHIGGITERIDIPALTDTLEMVKSGLDKSSLKIIAPVDNSTTSHYNIKNAFRSLSETLAPLDISLEHKVAVTAEDWQRNILEANEQGDLLLFTLYHTVRCEANDEAKRLSPRDLIQWTMANSEIPSIGAWGFFVEDGGLLSIGVSPFEQGTVAANMAVDYLERGILPGQQDVKTTQQSIIYMREHRAQKQGFDLPIIYRNFSRATENYISECNAGLNECAANEHKVPDLQLYCQS
- a CDS encoding pesticin C-terminus-like muramidase; translated protein: MAITHGLLTYEAEGMEGGPYHSRKLHVPGDTSGLTIGRGYDMKEKSSEKISADLVAAGVESQQAKLLGGAAGLSGKEAKDFIEKHGLSDLEISMDAQEVLFKQTYDELSRDVERICSKADCVAAYGAVDWPGLDEKIKDVLIDLRYRGDYTPGSRKLIQAFVAANDLDGYKQALTTRENWPNVPEDRFNRRMAFLES
- a CDS encoding hemerythrin domain-containing protein, giving the protein MSPLIKALVAEHLEITQALNRVKQLGIQSQEGRDTLLAAKKGLLAHLEKEDRLLYPALNRAAQSNESLKRTLAVFAADMNQVSSSALAFFDKYASDSSGIAFAKDFGGLFATLSQRIRKEENILYKKYDEVSG
- a CDS encoding SLC13 family permease, whose translation is MTSINQQLLTTLTTAPILDRLCRADMARLLPYVELKELAPDEVLFNPGDEADSLYYILGGELTLHSSMPSDITLDHGYLGEELLLNRASYTGGAKANSSGCRLLAFHGEDAKRLLSQDSTMIDLFLASYTRHHDQEPWEVNLNSEKQTQGKKGLVTLLGWLLVFTVPLLVYFLTAPLDITENARTFVSVFLVSIFMWAFKLVPDYVAGMLSILVVLVLGITPSDVVLSGFQSSGFFMAMSIFVLAVVIVDSGLVYRLSLLLLKLTPCSTFFYNLMLTLIGLLFTPILPSANGRVGLISPLLKDLLSSLKFTAQGRDATRMALSAFFGVSLFSSIFLTSKAINFLVFTMLPTQVQDSFQWSDWAQAAAITGVTLFALFMVLSYLLFNTDKHPELDKSQIKLQLNILGRMSLKEWGAVFGVLLLVAGIVTTSIHKIKPAWIGLAIMFIFLALGSLSKKSFREKIDWPFLFLLGTLIGLTRTLNYLGLDQLLANKLSGLQQLMTDNFYLFVLVLFGVILVLRTALSTIATIVIASSVFLPLANIAGVNMWVVGFIILTLSEAFLLPYQSTYYVLFKGINSPQPLYHEGAFLRFNIWMTLFRLFAVYASIPVWRAMEIL
- a CDS encoding metallophosphoesterase family protein — translated: MDFVNGFRHALVLLVIPGLSVLPAYGGAASAADDKSLTAIPKIFSHAIKYQDQQLVLRDEEKGITYPLREEKPAYLLAQFTRAISGNKQGLIFDFTAGDNTVNGTLYFGLIDTQNSRYPLPVYFKKTAQIIDGKAEVNFKQLSGKYDATGWRKSGQGELGYRVVNNRGQMIFDGQVSFLYQGGEFRESLGFIRPPSIHNVTATSAVLAFETNFNSSATIRLNGKIVAQPGPKRRFEIPLNNLLPQSKYLYRVEVFAADEKNGQVYENIRRASFSTAPLAGSRKSFTFAYASDSRRGQGGGERDFYGVNAYMLKKLTALALSQDAAFLQFSGDLIDGRSNSIGEQKLQYRNWQQAIAPFTGELPVYATMGNHEGLFYTFEDGSATGINVDRFPFATVSAEAIFADTFVLPENGPLSEDGAVYDPDSSTSDDFPPYKETVYTYRYDNVAMVVLNSNYLFSRSFKYWFAKQGKSGSLLGGGGLHGYIMDQQMAWLEQTLQVYQGDDTIDFIFVTQHTPVFPNGGHKSDGMWYYGSNAPRPHLGGVGLSRGIIEQRNKLLALMDRHPKVFALLTGDEHNYARTLITPDSDIHPPGSAPREKLLTRPLWQINNGAAGAPYYAQEKLPWSSDVVTFSMQHALVLFHVSGKQIRLEVLDPDTLSRVD
- a CDS encoding ABC transporter substrate-binding protein, with translation MIAKINDLLKIIFFLLLSVCLIWQSLQRPRVLVVQSYANDFSWTREIDNAISRTLAPWHYEVRHFYMDTKKRSSDKFKKQAARRVKKQIDNWSPDVVIAVDDNAQSLVSGCYVNVEALDPAEVVKLKQRLPALGECYRRHSTMKIVFAGVGAEPKDYGFSGQGHIGGILDPVDAKFLSLSLQEVKNQLAKEQLKIIAPVDDSVTSAYNLKHSLRELARELKPLAIDIEYPVMVTLADWQQQIQQASRQGDLLLFTLYHTVRCRADKGSRRIAPRDLIRWTLANSKIPAIGTYGFFVEDGGYFALGVSPLEQGSEAAKMAVDYLELGILPGEQAVRTTHQSIVYMREHRAEKQGFDLPVVYRNFARATGNYLKGCQQKKGACRTTRVPDLDLYCRS
- a CDS encoding DUF6172 family protein — encoded protein: MKKTFKLSHPKLKLARLVDSIKYEVKKYIKRERNKALPDDVDFWDFDCKYGTTEQEASVIHLSQINKCIDEAEQQNLESFYLEILVKPGYRTKKTDFDFES